One window of Thermocoleostomius sinensis A174 genomic DNA carries:
- a CDS encoding HHL1-like protein, whose amino-acid sequence MNTRLGFGKPPAPPKPSKRSTQRAEAAKQLDQMRSDNFPEYEVYIRIQGKKHWYPVGAIAVKRSNQINQAIFGSQDELVQGAVRLYPVLRKHQQQLEYGYRLKEYKDEPIQLAVPPSASPNGIQGLVAQISTRVQSVFNRPS is encoded by the coding sequence ATGAACACTCGTCTTGGCTTTGGCAAACCCCCGGCTCCTCCCAAGCCGTCTAAGCGATCGACTCAGCGGGCTGAGGCTGCTAAGCAGTTAGATCAAATGCGATCGGACAATTTTCCAGAGTATGAAGTCTACATTCGCATTCAGGGCAAAAAGCACTGGTATCCAGTGGGTGCGATCGCAGTAAAACGTTCTAACCAAATCAACCAAGCAATCTTTGGTAGCCAAGATGAGCTAGTGCAAGGAGCCGTTCGCCTCTATCCGGTATTGCGCAAGCACCAGCAGCAGTTGGAGTATGGCTATCGGCTAAAGGAATATAAAGATGAACCCATTCAACTAGCCGTTCCCCCTAGCGCCAGCCCTAACGGTATTCAAGGGCTTGTGGCTCAAATTAGTACTCGAGTGCAATCGGTATTTAATCGACCATCCTGA